The Deinococcus betulae genome includes a window with the following:
- a CDS encoding toxic anion resistance protein — protein sequence MSNPGGPLTPPDSLLKAPEAVPPVQAQEAPEMVPLSPEDRARLEQMAQAFAQDVLSAGTHTPDFKRKLDAVHDLGLPEQRAAAQSSNRMLDRPLRATRAGALAEGSDILRGLTDLRRTVEDLDPSRAPTPRRLFGKLPGGKKVQNHLDRYQSAQSHLNGILEALYRGQDELRRDNATIETEKVHLWDTMQKLRQYAHVGRAVDEALTSRLQELQVTDPEKARMVSEELLFAVRQRVTDLLTQLAVSIQGYLALDLVRRNNLELIKGVDRATTTTVSALKTALMVSQALGTQQAVLGQVTALNDTTGRMIGSTASLLRQQSTEIQRQAGSATVDPQIIQAAFRDVYGALDAISSYRQQALERFRDTMQVLDKEVAQAQTYLDRERQQASREVAQGLNVTAQGDLKL from the coding sequence ATGAGCAACCCAGGCGGTCCGCTGACTCCCCCCGATTCGCTTCTCAAAGCGCCCGAGGCCGTGCCGCCTGTGCAGGCCCAGGAAGCCCCAGAAATGGTGCCCCTGTCGCCCGAGGACCGCGCCCGCCTGGAACAGATGGCCCAGGCGTTTGCCCAGGACGTGCTCTCGGCCGGCACGCATACCCCGGACTTCAAGCGGAAGCTCGACGCGGTGCACGACCTAGGCCTGCCCGAGCAGCGCGCCGCCGCCCAGAGCAGCAACCGCATGCTGGACCGCCCGCTGCGCGCCACCCGCGCCGGCGCCCTGGCCGAGGGCAGCGACATTCTGCGCGGCCTGACCGACCTGCGCCGCACGGTGGAAGACCTGGACCCCAGCCGCGCGCCCACGCCGCGGCGCCTGTTCGGCAAGTTGCCCGGCGGCAAGAAGGTGCAAAATCACCTCGACCGCTACCAGAGTGCCCAGAGCCACCTGAACGGTATTCTGGAAGCCCTCTACCGGGGCCAGGATGAGCTGCGCCGCGACAACGCCACCATCGAGACGGAAAAGGTCCACCTCTGGGACACCATGCAAAAGCTGCGGCAATACGCCCATGTGGGCCGGGCGGTAGACGAGGCCCTGACCAGCCGCCTGCAGGAGTTGCAAGTCACCGACCCCGAGAAGGCCCGCATGGTCAGCGAGGAGCTGCTGTTTGCAGTGCGCCAGCGCGTGACCGACCTGCTGACCCAGCTGGCGGTCAGCATTCAGGGGTATCTGGCCCTGGACCTGGTGCGGCGCAACAACCTGGAACTGATCAAGGGTGTGGACCGCGCCACCACCACCACCGTCAGTGCCCTCAAAACGGCCCTGATGGTGTCGCAGGCGCTGGGCACCCAGCAGGCGGTGCTGGGGCAGGTGACGGCCCTGAACGACACGACCGGGCGCATGATTGGCAGCACGGCCAGCCTCCTGCGCCAGCAAAGCACCGAGATTCAGCGGCAGGCGGGCAGCGCCACCGTAGACCCGCAGATTATTCAAGCGGCCTTCCGGGATGTGTACGGCGCCCTGGACGCCATCAGCAGCTACCGCCAGCAGGCGCTGGAGCGCTTCCGCGACACCATGCAGGTGCTCGACAAGGAGGTGGCCCAGGCGCAAACCTACCTCGACCGCGAGCGGCAGCAGGCGTCACGTGAGGTGGCGCAGGGGCTGAACGTGACCGCGCAGGGCGACCTGAAACTCTGA
- a CDS encoding response regulator, giving the protein MKAAPTRCLHVLLIDDDPADRLLALEAFGEHAESVDISVSEDGVEALAWLRHPGRALPDVVILDLNMPRMTGFEVIAAIRADPALRHLPVVILSTSDSPEDVAQAYNLFASSYMVKSKDFPGFLAQVDHFVKFWQDCRFNRPDAG; this is encoded by the coding sequence ATGAAAGCTGCCCCCACCCGCTGCCTGCATGTGCTGCTCATTGACGATGATCCAGCCGACAGACTGCTAGCGCTGGAAGCATTTGGCGAACATGCCGAGAGCGTTGATATTAGCGTGAGCGAGGACGGGGTAGAGGCGCTGGCCTGGCTGCGCCACCCTGGCCGCGCCCTGCCCGACGTGGTGATTCTGGACCTGAATATGCCGCGCATGACGGGCTTTGAAGTGATTGCCGCCATCCGCGCTGACCCGGCGCTGCGGCACTTGCCAGTGGTGATTCTGTCCACCTCGGACAGCCCGGAAGATGTGGCGCAGGCATATAACCTCTTCGCCAGTTCGTACATGGTCAAGAGCAAGGACTTCCCCGGCTTTCTGGCGCAGGTGGACCATTTTGTGAAGTTCTGGCAGGACTGCCGCTTTAACCGCCCGGACGCTGGGTAA
- the ruvX gene encoding Holliday junction resolvase RuvX codes for MASSVARLRLAATLRAVSEPAALPVILALDVSKSRIGFAVNAGRLAFGRGSVDRKRLPLDLKAVRLRAEAAGANLLLLGLPLRTDGAHSPSADRVRAFGRILEDKGYAVAYQDERFTTRRARALGAEDEDEAAAVQILELYLMGQALQGDRGDRELSPEN; via the coding sequence ATGGCCAGCAGCGTAGCGCGCCTGCGCCTGGCTGCTACACTCCGGGCCGTGAGCGAGCCTGCGGCCCTGCCCGTCATCTTGGCACTGGATGTCAGCAAGTCCCGCATTGGGTTTGCGGTCAATGCGGGCCGCCTGGCGTTCGGGCGCGGCAGTGTGGACCGCAAGCGGTTGCCCCTGGACCTGAAAGCGGTGCGTCTGCGCGCCGAGGCTGCTGGAGCCAACCTGCTACTGCTGGGCCTGCCCCTGCGAACGGACGGCGCCCACAGCCCCAGCGCCGACCGGGTGCGCGCCTTTGGGCGCATTCTGGAAGATAAGGGCTACGCGGTGGCCTATCAGGACGAGCGCTTTACAACCCGCCGCGCCCGCGCCCTGGGGGCCGAGGACGAGGATGAGGCCGCCGCAGTCCAGATTCTGGAGCTGTACCTGATGGGCCAGGCGCTCCAGGGTGACAGAGGCGACAGAGAGCTTTCACCAGAAAACTGA
- a CDS encoding enoyl-CoA hydratase-related protein: protein MTADPVILARTQAHVLTLTLNRPDKLNAANDELLLTLTRELQVADATPDVRVVVLTGAGRGFCAGQDLGDVSGRDMTFTEHLHHTYNPLIRTIRGLGKPVISAVNGVAAGAGASLALAGDIRLWAASASLIEVFSNIALIPDSGSTWTLPRLVGYHRAFELMALAERVRAEDALRLGLCEHVFADDTFAADVQAYAERLAQRPAHALKLTKQALVAALTSGLDEALDQEAALQQLAGDHWEHEEGVSAFKAKRAPQFIREG from the coding sequence ATGACCGCTGACCCTGTGATTCTGGCGCGCACCCAGGCGCATGTTCTGACCCTGACCCTCAACCGCCCCGACAAGCTGAACGCGGCCAACGACGAGCTGCTGCTGACCCTGACCCGCGAACTGCAAGTTGCCGACGCTACCCCTGATGTGCGGGTGGTCGTGCTGACCGGGGCGGGGCGGGGCTTCTGTGCCGGGCAGGACCTGGGCGACGTGTCGGGGCGCGACATGACCTTCACCGAGCACCTGCACCACACCTATAACCCCCTGATTCGCACGATTCGGGGGCTGGGCAAGCCGGTCATCAGCGCGGTCAATGGCGTGGCGGCCGGCGCGGGGGCCAGCCTGGCCCTGGCCGGCGACATCCGGCTGTGGGCCGCGTCGGCCAGCCTGATTGAGGTGTTTTCCAACATCGCCCTGATTCCCGATTCGGGCAGTACCTGGACCCTGCCGCGCCTGGTGGGCTACCACCGCGCCTTCGAGCTGATGGCCCTGGCCGAGCGCGTGCGGGCCGAGGACGCCCTGCGCCTGGGCCTGTGTGAGCATGTCTTTGCCGATGACACTTTTGCCGCTGACGTGCAGGCCTACGCCGAGCGGCTGGCGCAGCGCCCAGCCCACGCCCTGAAACTGACCAAACAGGCGCTGGTCGCTGCCTTGACCAGTGGCCTGGACGAAGCGCTGGACCAGGAGGCGGCCCTGCAACAGCTGGCCGGCGACCACTGGGAGCACGAAGAAGGTGTGTCGGCCTTTAAGGCCAAGCGCGCCCCGCAGTTTATCCGCGAGGGCTGA
- the tsaB gene encoding tRNA (adenosine(37)-N6)-threonylcarbamoyltransferase complex dimerization subunit type 1 TsaB: MTDAPSTVTLALDTATPWLTLALSWAGGEVSVSREVGRAHAELLPAATRALFEEVGRPFTADLIVVGTGPGSYTGVRVGASYALGLGRVWGAPVLGISTLEALVRGEGRQGVSLDARKGNVYGAVYEVRGGVVQGRLHPPARLPLTEFEALLGGAPHHHDPAPDGVALLRAGVAHGQRDWALAYL; encoded by the coding sequence ATGACCGACGCACCCTCCACCGTCACTCTGGCCCTGGACACGGCCACGCCCTGGCTGACCCTGGCCCTCAGCTGGGCTGGCGGCGAGGTCAGCGTCTCGCGCGAGGTGGGCCGCGCCCACGCCGAGCTGCTGCCCGCAGCTACCCGCGCCCTCTTTGAAGAGGTGGGGCGGCCCTTTACAGCCGACCTGATCGTGGTGGGCACTGGGCCTGGTTCGTATACCGGCGTTCGGGTGGGGGCCAGCTACGCGCTGGGGCTGGGGCGCGTCTGGGGGGCGCCGGTGCTGGGGATTAGCACGCTTGAGGCCCTGGTGCGCGGCGAGGGCCGGCAGGGGGTGTCGCTGGACGCCCGCAAGGGCAACGTGTACGGGGCCGTCTATGAGGTGCGGGGCGGCGTGGTGCAGGGCCGGCTGCACCCCCCAGCCCGGCTGCCCCTGACCGAATTTGAAGCGCTGCTGGGCGGCGCCCCCCACCACCATGACCCGGCGCCGGACGGCGTGGCGCTGCTGCGGGCCGGGGTGGCCCACGGTCAGCGCGACTGGGCCCTGGCATACCTGTAG